The uncultured Desulfatiglans sp. DNA window GGATATCGGTGTGGCAGTCGGTGCACTGAAGTCTCCCGCTCAGCATTGTGTGATCCATCCTCGCAATGCTCCCATGGAGCCCCTGATGCTCTCTATGGCACTGCAGGCACTTGTCCTCTGCCTGATGGAACCGAAGCTCTCTCCTCATATCCGAGACGTCAGAAAACTCGTGACACTCCAAGCATTGAGCCTGCGAGACACCTCTCCACGGAACATGGCAGAGTTCGCACTCTTTGAACTCGACGTGAAATGTACTCAATGAGCCTGGTTGCGCAGCCCCTTCATACTGGAAGAGCCAGAACCACAACGCCGCGGAAGCGAGTATCGCTGCGATGTAGAGGAGCTTCACGATGCCCACCTCAGACCGTAATAGAGAACCGTGACAATGTGAAGGATGATGAAAGCGAACAGAAATATGGTCAGCACGTGGTGCACGCGCATCCATTTGGAAAACAGGGACTTGGTGGATTCGAAAAACAAGGAGGTGTACTCCAGTTGACTGATCGACTCCGCTAGATCCACGAGTTGTTCGCACCGCGCTTTCTGGGCTTCGTCGGCTTGTCTTTCTATCGGAGCGTCAATGTCTTCCGCCGTTTGAACATGCCCGGGGGCATCACGGATTCCACATGTGGAGAGATCGTTCCGGCGAGCGCGAAAAGAGTCCTTGAGCGTTGCGAGTTCACGCTGCTGATCTTTCAGCGTTTGGCTGACGCTCCGGAAAAGAAATCTTCCCGTGATGCCGCTCAGTACAACCAGCAGCATGGCTGTGAACGTCAGCACCCCGATCAGGCTATCCAGTTTGTGGCCGGAGTGAACGACGACCAGCGAAGGCCCGGCGAGCCCAAAGAAGATATGCGTCGATATGGGGTTCTGCCTGCCGCGCCGGCCCAGGACCCGCTTTCGAAAGGGATAGAGAAGGGTGAGGAACATCATCGCCGCGCCGGTCATGCCGATCAAATGTCCGGCGAGGCTACCCGCAAACCGCGGGCTCTGGTGGAAGAAGAATCCCCCTACCAGTACGAGAAAAAATAGGGCGAGCAAACGGTTGGTGTCCCTGTCGATCATAGCTGCCCTCACGCATCAAGTGTTACGTCCATGGTGGGTACGGCAACGCAGGGAAGGATCAGCTTCTTTGCGATGTCCTCCTTGTCGAGGCCCTCGGTTGTCTCCATCTCGACCTCACCCGACATGAGCCTGTTCCTGCATGTGCCGCAGAAGCCCTGCCTTCAATCGCTGTCGATTTCTATGCCGTATTCTTCGGCAAGATCCAGGATGTCTTCGACACGGTCTTCCCAATCCAGGACCTTTTCCGATTTCCGGAATTCGATCTTATCACATATTCTTTTTCTCCTCCCTGAGCAGTTCCTCCAGGATCTGCTTCGTCCTTCTGTGCCTCAGGAAAAATGCCGCCGTGGCGCCCAGGAAAAAGAGAACCAGGAATAGCATGACAAAAAAGTGTGGCCACGACATGCCGAGGATTCCTTCTTTCCGCTCCAGGTATTTCGGCGATATCTTCATCTCTTCGCGAAACCAACGGATGTCGGTTCCGTTCGAATCGGCCGACTCCCCTGTCCCCGCTTGGGCGAGGCAGGCATTCGGGCCCGGATGTAACGGAAACCCTGATCGCTCTGATATCAGGCTGGAGGGAAGGGCCAAAGCCAGAAGTGCAAACAACATCCATTTCAGCGGGTCATCATACATGGACTCTCTCCTTCAGAGGACGATCGACTTCAGCTGTCTGCCCAGCTTGCCCCCATTGGGGGGCTGTTGACCTCGCGAGAGGATTCGATAACGCCCCCGGTTCGAGGAGACCCTGTGCCTGGGCCATTTCCTTCTATTTTGTTTTCATCCGGAAATGATTTCCCGGTAGAACCCAGTTTCCAATCCGGAAACGAGGATTTTTGGCTAATATCAAGGAAATCAATCGTTTGCGCGTTGGCGACCTGCAGGTCGCCGCACAAGCAAACGTGCAGATTGACGCCGAGATTGGCCAAAAAGACCATTTCCGGATGGAAATCAAGCGTTTGCGCGGAGGCGACCTGCAGGTCGCCGCACAAGCAAACGTGCAGATTGACGCCGAGATTGGCCAAAAAGACCATTTCCGGATGGAAACTGTTATGAAACGGTCGGCAGCCGCAGAGAGAACGTGACGCCTCCCTCGGGATTTGAACGTAGGGAAATCGTTCCTCCGTGAGCCTCCACGATTTTCTTGACGATGGAAAGCCCGAGGCCGGTGCCACTCTTCTTGGTGGAATAGAAAGGTTCGAATATTCTGGCGCGCTGCCCTTCCTCGATGCCGCAGCCGCAATCGGAAACCTCGAGCACTGTTTCACCTTTTTCCACGCGGGTTCGGATCTGGACCGTCTGACCGGAGGGCGATGCCTGAATGGCATTCGTCAGCAGGTTGACAAGGACTTGTTTCATTCTATTTCTGTCGAGAAGCTGGGGTGCGATCTTGGGGTCGAGGTCTGTTTCGAGGACTACACCCCCCGCCTGAGCCACGGGTCCGAGGGCCGCTGCGCATTCCTCCGACAAACCGTTGACGCTTTCAGGTTTCCTGTCGAGTTCGAGCGGGCGCCCAAAGTCCAGCATGTCTTTGACCATGGCCTCCAGCCGGGCTGTTTCGCTCACCGCGAGTTCGAGCTTCTTGCGACTCTTCTGATCAGCTTGCAGCTCCCTGGATACCTGGCTCACGAATCCTCCGATGGCCATCAAGGGGGATTTCATGTCGTGGGCGATTTCGGCCACTGCCCTTCCTATGGCGGCGAGTTTTTCGGCCTCT harbors:
- a CDS encoding putative secreted protein (Evidence 3 : Putative function from multiple computational evidences) yields the protein MKLLYIAAILASAALWFWLFQYEGAAQPGSLSTFHVEFKECELCHVPWRGVSQAQCLECHEFSDVSDMRRELRFHQAEDKCLQCHREHQGLHGSIARMDHTMLSGRLQCTDCHTDIHEGLFGSRCRECHAIETWDVPGYRHSPRERKNCHRCHKAPYSHHDKEFWKKIKSAHGMGSQDLSFPVLECWRCHVTTSWQNLLMSHPLGEGRAKPRRTRRYSLQQ
- a CDS encoding conserved membrane hypothetical protein (Evidence 4 : Unknown function but conserved in other organisms); this translates as MIDRDTNRLLALFFLVLVGGFFFHQSPRFAGSLAGHLIGMTGAAMMFLTLLYPFRKRVLGRRGRQNPISTHIFFGLAGPSLVVVHSGHKLDSLIGVLTFTAMLLVVLSGITGRFLFRSVSQTLKDQQRELATLKDSFRARRNDLSTCGIRDAPGHVQTAEDIDAPIERQADEAQKARCEQLVDLAESISQLEYTSLFFESTKSLFSKWMRVHHVLTIFLFAFIILHIVTVLYYGLRWAS
- a CDS encoding hypothetical protein (Evidence 5 : Unknown function), producing the protein MYDDPLKWMLFALLALALPSSLISERSGFPLHPGPNACLAQAGTGESADSNGTDIRWFREEMKISPKYLERKEGILGMSWPHFFVMLFLVLFFLGATAAFFLRHRRTKQILEELLREEKKNM
- a CDS encoding hypothetical protein (Evidence 5 : Unknown function), which codes for MVFLANLGVNLHVCLCGDLQVASAQTLDFHPEMVFLANLGVNLHVCLCGDLQVANAQTIDFLDISQKSSFPDWKLGSTGKSFPDENKIEGNGPGTGSPRTGGVIESSREVNSPPMGASWADS
- a CDS encoding Integral membrane sensor signal transduction histidine kinase, with the protein product MTFRHKNFKIFAIVFLILAICALHYLTVPERMVRHTAYRMLFYLPLILGSFWFGLRGAVAVSAAATLFYLPFGIYRWRSFSHDFNLLFEGALYVFIALVLGYLAEKERKEHAARLEAEKLAAIGRAVAEIAHDMKSPLMAIGGFVSQVSRELQADQKSRKKLELAVSETARLEAMVKDMLDFGRPLELDRKPESVNGLSEECAAALGPVAQAGGVVLETDLDPKIAPQLLDRNRMKQVLVNLLTNAIQASPSGQTVQIRTRVEKGETVLEVSDCGCGIEEGQRARIFEPFYSTKKSGTGLGLSIVKKIVEAHGGTISLRSNPEGGVTFSLRLPTVS